One genomic window of Thioclava sp. GXIMD4216 includes the following:
- a CDS encoding LrgB family protein: MRDAFTIWSYLASQPLLWLCATLFAYWAGDAIFRASGRKPWANPVALAVLFLGVLLTLTNTPYDQYFEGAQFVHFMLGPATVCLAVPLYANRGEIKRTWLPITVGLVVGSATAVISALSIAWALGADHSLLATLAPKSATAPVAIGISESLGGEPTLTAALVLLTGMIGAIIVSPLLNLIGVRDWRARGLATGVAAHGIGTARAFQVHEQAGAFASIGMGLNAILTAIIAPLVMGWFF, translated from the coding sequence ATGAGGGATGCTTTCACGATCTGGTCCTATCTCGCCTCGCAGCCGCTTCTGTGGCTTTGTGCGACGCTTTTTGCCTATTGGGCGGGAGATGCGATTTTCCGTGCGTCGGGGCGGAAGCCCTGGGCCAATCCGGTTGCCCTTGCGGTGCTGTTTCTGGGGGTGCTGCTGACGCTGACCAACACGCCCTATGACCAGTATTTCGAGGGCGCGCAATTCGTGCATTTCATGCTGGGTCCGGCGACGGTCTGCCTCGCGGTGCCGCTTTATGCCAATCGCGGCGAGATCAAGCGGACATGGCTGCCGATCACGGTGGGGCTTGTGGTTGGCAGTGCCACGGCGGTGATCTCTGCGCTGAGCATTGCCTGGGCTTTGGGGGCCGATCACAGCCTGCTGGCCACGCTGGCACCGAAATCGGCCACCGCGCCTGTGGCAATCGGCATCAGCGAGAGCCTCGGAGGCGAGCCCACTTTGACGGCGGCGCTGGTGCTGCTGACGGGGATGATCGGGGCGATTATCGTGTCGCCTTTGCTGAACCTGATCGGCGTGCGCGACTGGCGCGCGCGGGGGCTTGCGACAGGGGTTGCGGCCCACGGGATCGGCACAGCGCGGGCCTTTCAGGTGCATGAGCAGGCGGGGGCATTTGCCTCGATCGGGATGGGGCTGAATGCGATCCTGACCGCGATCATCGCGCCATTGGTGATGGGCTGGTTTTTCTGA
- the rnhA gene encoding ribonuclease HI, with the protein MPDLFAYTDGACSGNPGPGGWGVLLLAKDGETIVKERTLEGGEADTTNNRMELLAAISALETLARPSKITIVTDSAYVKNGVTGWIFGWKRNGWKTAAKKPVKNVDLWQRLDEAQARHDVTWEWIKGHAGHPENERADELARSGMAPFKPSK; encoded by the coding sequence ATGCCCGACCTATTCGCCTATACCGACGGAGCCTGCTCCGGCAATCCCGGCCCCGGTGGCTGGGGGGTCCTGCTTCTGGCCAAAGATGGCGAGACCATCGTCAAGGAACGCACACTCGAAGGCGGCGAAGCGGACACCACCAATAACCGCATGGAACTTCTGGCGGCCATCTCGGCGCTGGAAACCCTCGCACGGCCCTCTAAAATCACCATCGTCACCGATAGCGCCTATGTCAAAAACGGCGTCACCGGCTGGATCTTTGGGTGGAAACGCAACGGCTGGAAAACCGCCGCCAAAAAGCCCGTGAAAAACGTCGACCTCTGGCAGCGGCTGGATGAGGCCCAAGCCCGCCATGATGTCACATGGGAATGGATCAAAGGCCACGCAGGCCACCCCGAAAACGAACGCGCCGACGAATTGGCCCGCTCCGGCATGGCCCCGTTCAAACCTTCGAAATAA
- the ispH gene encoding 4-hydroxy-3-methylbut-2-enyl diphosphate reductase produces the protein MKQPLNLYLAAPRGFCAGVDRAIKIVEMALEKWGAPVYVRHEIVHNKFVVDSLRDKGAVFVEELDECPDDRPVIFSAHGVPKAVPAEAARREMVYVDATCPLVSKVHIEAERHHAAGLQMIMIGHAGHPEVLGTMGQLPEGEVLLVETEADVPHLTPRDPEALAFITQTTLSVDDTAGIVAALQKRFPKIVGPAKEDICYATTNRQAAVKAIAPKIDALLVIGAPNSSNSRRLVEVGSSEGCSYSQLVQRATDIDWRALEGISSIGITAGASAPEVLINEVIDAFRDRYDVTVEQVETAQERVEFKVPRVLRETA, from the coding sequence ATGAAACAGCCGCTCAACCTCTATCTCGCAGCCCCCCGTGGCTTCTGCGCAGGCGTGGACCGCGCCATCAAGATCGTGGAAATGGCCTTGGAAAAATGGGGCGCGCCGGTCTATGTCCGCCATGAGATCGTCCATAATAAATTCGTCGTCGACAGCCTGCGCGACAAGGGCGCGGTCTTTGTCGAGGAACTCGACGAATGCCCCGATGACCGCCCCGTGATCTTCTCGGCCCATGGCGTCCCCAAAGCCGTCCCCGCCGAGGCCGCCCGCCGCGAGATGGTCTATGTCGATGCCACCTGCCCGCTGGTCTCCAAGGTCCATATCGAGGCCGAGCGTCACCACGCCGCAGGCCTCCAGATGATCATGATCGGCCACGCAGGCCACCCCGAGGTTCTGGGCACCATGGGCCAGCTCCCCGAGGGCGAGGTCCTGCTGGTCGAGACCGAAGCCGATGTCCCCCATCTGACCCCCCGCGACCCCGAGGCACTGGCCTTCATCACCCAGACCACGCTCTCGGTGGATGACACCGCAGGCATCGTGGCGGCCCTGCAAAAACGCTTCCCCAAGATCGTCGGCCCCGCAAAGGAAGACATCTGCTACGCCACCACCAACCGTCAGGCCGCCGTCAAAGCCATCGCGCCGAAAATCGACGCGCTTCTGGTGATCGGCGCGCCCAATTCTTCAAATTCCCGCCGTCTGGTCGAGGTCGGCTCCTCCGAAGGCTGCAGCTACAGCCAGCTGGTCCAACGTGCCACCGATATCGACTGGCGCGCACTCGAAGGCATCTCCTCCATCGGCATCACCGCAGGGGCCTCGGCCCCCGAGGTGCTGATCAACGAGGTCATCGACGCTTTCCGCGACCGCTATGATGTCACCGTCGAACAGGTAGAAACCGCGCAGGAACGGGTGGAATTCAAGGTCCCCCGCGTGTTGCGCGAAACCGCTTGA
- the trpS gene encoding tryptophan--tRNA ligase, which produces MSDTTVTPPVTPNANFKPRIFSGIQPSGNLTLGNYLGALKRFAQKQDEGIETIYCLVDMHAITVWQDPEALRRQTREAAAAFIASGVDPSKSILFNQSQVGAHAELAWLFNCTARLGWMNRMTQFKDKAGKNAEKASLGLYAYPALMAADILLYHATMVPVGEDQKQHVELTRDIANKFNHDFGVDFFPEPEPLIEGAATRVMSLRDGSKKMSKSDPSDASRINLTDDADTIAKKFRKARTDAEPLPEAVDGLSERPEARNLVNIYAALADMTQAQVVSEFAGKGFGDFKPALADLAVDKLAPISTEMKRLMDDVTEIDRILGKGAEQADAIARPIVEKTYDIMGMVRSR; this is translated from the coding sequence ATGAGCGATACGACCGTAACCCCGCCCGTTACTCCAAATGCAAATTTCAAGCCGCGGATCTTCTCCGGCATCCAGCCGTCCGGCAATCTGACGCTGGGCAACTATCTTGGGGCCCTCAAGCGCTTTGCCCAGAAGCAGGACGAGGGGATCGAGACGATCTACTGTCTGGTGGATATGCATGCGATCACCGTCTGGCAGGACCCCGAGGCGCTGCGCCGCCAGACCCGCGAGGCGGCTGCCGCCTTCATCGCCTCGGGCGTGGACCCGTCGAAATCCATCCTCTTCAACCAGTCCCAAGTGGGGGCCCATGCCGAGCTGGCATGGCTTTTCAACTGCACCGCGCGTCTGGGCTGGATGAACCGGATGACCCAGTTCAAGGATAAGGCGGGCAAGAATGCCGAGAAGGCCTCGCTGGGTCTTTACGCCTATCCCGCGCTGATGGCCGCCGATATCCTGCTCTATCACGCGACGATGGTGCCGGTGGGCGAGGACCAGAAGCAGCATGTCGAGCTGACCCGCGATATCGCCAATAAGTTCAACCATGACTTCGGTGTGGATTTCTTCCCCGAGCCCGAACCGCTGATCGAGGGCGCGGCCACCCGCGTCATGAGCCTGCGCGACGGGTCGAAGAAAATGTCGAAATCCGACCCCTCGGATGCAAGCCGCATCAATCTGACCGATGACGCCGACACGATCGCCAAGAAGTTCCGCAAGGCCCGTACCGATGCCGAGCCGCTGCCGGAAGCCGTCGATGGCCTCAGCGAACGCCCCGAGGCCCGCAATCTGGTGAATATCTACGCAGCCCTCGCCGATATGACTCAGGCGCAGGTGGTGTCCGAATTCGCAGGCAAGGGCTTTGGCGATTTCAAACCGGCTCTGGCCGATCTGGCGGTCGACAAGCTGGCACCGATCTCCACCGAGATGAAACGCCTGATGGATGACGTGACCGAGATCGATCGCATCCTTGGCAAAGGCGCAGAACAGGCCGATGCCATCGCCCGCCCGATCGTCGAGAAAACCTATGACATCATGGGCATGGTGCGCTCGCGCTGA
- a CDS encoding rhomboid family intramembrane serine protease produces MRSGYTEGPLNKLPPIVWLLAAPIIIGELMFGLGQAGLFQNGIVWRPEALQRFAYDPNLMRAMMEAGVHPWKQMARVVTYPFVHGSFTHAAFVLVFILALGKMVGEVFRGWAVAVVFFASSILAALIYTALPFTQSALYGGYPAAYGLIGAFSFIQWTYLGHTRGNRMQAFQLIGFLMGIQLLFSVIFGGTDQWIADLAGFIVGFLVSFLVSPGGWGRVLAKLRNRR; encoded by the coding sequence ATGCGCTCCGGTTACACTGAAGGCCCGCTTAACAAATTACCGCCTATCGTCTGGTTGCTGGCGGCCCCCATCATCATCGGCGAGCTGATGTTCGGGCTGGGGCAGGCGGGGCTGTTCCAGAACGGTATCGTCTGGCGGCCCGAAGCCTTGCAACGCTTTGCCTACGACCCGAACCTGATGCGGGCGATGATGGAGGCGGGCGTGCATCCGTGGAAGCAGATGGCGCGGGTGGTGACCTATCCCTTTGTGCATGGCAGCTTCACCCATGCCGCCTTCGTGCTGGTGTTCATTCTGGCGCTTGGCAAAATGGTGGGCGAGGTGTTCCGTGGCTGGGCCGTGGCGGTGGTGTTCTTTGCCTCGTCCATTCTGGCGGCGCTGATCTATACCGCGCTGCCCTTCACCCAGAGCGCGCTTTATGGCGGCTATCCGGCGGCCTATGGGCTGATCGGGGCGTTCAGCTTTATCCAATGGACCTATCTCGGCCATACCCGTGGCAACCGGATGCAGGCCTTCCAGCTGATCGGGTTCCTGATGGGCATCCAGCTGCTGTTCAGCGTGATCTTCGGCGGCACCGACCAGTGGATCGCCGATCTGGCGGGGTTCATCGTGGGCTTTCTGGTCAGCTTCCTTGTCTCGCCCGGTGGCTGGGGGCGGGTGCTCGCGAAGCTGCGCAACCGTCGCTGA
- the murJ gene encoding murein biosynthesis integral membrane protein MurJ, whose amino-acid sequence MKAGRLVRGFLTVGLWTLGSRVLGFVRDMMMAAYLGTGPVAEAFMVAFSLPNMFRRFFAEGAFNMAFVPMFAKRVEAGEDPHGLARDAFKGLFGVLFLFTILGTMAMPWLVWAMAAGFVGDARFDMAVDFGRITFVYILFVSLVALLSGILNTFGKFTEASIVPILMNVMFILAMLAANQAGWDMGTTLAWTVPATGVVQFAFAWVAAHKLGYTLLPGRPRMTPELKRLLIIAGPAVLAGGVVQINLLVGRQVASFTEGAVAWLSYADRLYQLPLGVVGIAIGTVLLPTLSRHLRAGEEAEGRESFSRGAEFALFLTLPSAVALVVIAPQLISVLYDRGAWRAEDTVATALVLAIYGVGLPAFVLQKVLQPVFYAREDTRRPFYYALVSMMVNAGAAIGLMPLIGFSAAALGTTISGWVMLAQLWWGARNMGLSARPDARFWKRLWRIAIACAVMGVQLRYTADWLAPTLADRGARWGALGLLCGSGIVVYFLTAFALGVFGLAEFKANLRRRRK is encoded by the coding sequence ATGAAGGCAGGACGGCTGGTCAGGGGCTTCCTGACGGTGGGGCTATGGACGCTGGGCAGCCGCGTTCTGGGCTTTGTGCGCGATATGATGATGGCGGCCTATCTGGGCACCGGACCGGTGGCCGAGGCCTTCATGGTGGCGTTTTCGCTCCCCAATATGTTCCGCCGCTTCTTCGCGGAAGGGGCGTTCAACATGGCGTTCGTGCCGATGTTCGCAAAGCGCGTCGAGGCGGGCGAAGACCCGCATGGCTTGGCCCGCGATGCCTTCAAGGGGCTGTTCGGCGTGCTGTTTCTGTTTACCATCCTCGGCACGATGGCGATGCCGTGGCTGGTCTGGGCGATGGCGGCGGGCTTTGTGGGCGATGCGCGCTTCGATATGGCGGTCGATTTCGGGCGGATCACTTTCGTCTATATCCTCTTCGTGTCGCTGGTGGCGCTTTTATCGGGCATTCTCAATACGTTCGGGAAATTCACCGAAGCCTCTATCGTGCCGATCCTGATGAATGTCATGTTCATCCTTGCCATGCTGGCGGCCAATCAGGCGGGCTGGGATATGGGCACGACGCTGGCATGGACGGTGCCCGCCACGGGGGTCGTGCAATTCGCCTTCGCATGGGTTGCCGCCCATAAGCTCGGCTACACGCTTTTGCCCGGTCGCCCGCGCATGACACCGGAACTCAAGCGCCTGCTGATCATTGCAGGCCCTGCAGTGCTGGCGGGCGGCGTGGTGCAGATCAACCTGCTGGTGGGGCGTCAGGTGGCCTCTTTCACCGAAGGGGCTGTGGCATGGCTGAGCTATGCCGACCGTCTCTACCAGTTGCCTCTGGGCGTCGTGGGCATCGCCATCGGCACCGTGCTCTTGCCCACCCTCTCGCGCCATCTGCGCGCAGGCGAGGAAGCCGAGGGCCGCGAGAGCTTTTCACGCGGGGCGGAATTCGCGCTGTTTCTCACGCTACCTTCGGCAGTGGCGCTGGTGGTGATCGCGCCGCAACTGATTTCGGTGCTTTATGACCGTGGCGCATGGCGCGCCGAAGACACCGTCGCCACGGCGCTGGTTCTGGCGATCTATGGCGTAGGTCTACCGGCTTTCGTGCTGCAAAAAGTGCTGCAACCGGTCTTCTATGCCCGTGAGGACACCCGCCGTCCCTTCTATTATGCGCTGGTCTCGATGATGGTGAATGCCGGTGCCGCCATCGGGCTGATGCCCCTGATCGGCTTTTCGGCAGCGGCTTTGGGCACCACGATTTCCGGCTGGGTCATGCTGGCCCAACTCTGGTGGGGCGCGCGTAATATGGGCCTCTCGGCCCGCCCTGATGCGCGCTTCTGGAAGCGCCTGTGGCGGATCGCGATCGCCTGCGCGGTGATGGGCGTGCAGCTTCGCTATACCGCCGACTGGCTCGCGCCGACGCTGGCAGATCGCGGTGCCCGCTGGGGCGCGCTCGGGCTTCTCTGCGGTTCGGGGATCGTGGTCTATTTCCTGACCGCCTTCGCGCTCGGGGTCTTCGGGCTGGCGGAGTTCAAGGCCAATCTGCGCCGTCGCCGGAAATAA
- a CDS encoding [protein-PII] uridylyltransferase, with translation MMDQSAAAEQRLITPLPAEAPLLLKSDELIPALDHVLDGITDPKEISTATVRFLNTARDAARLWIEADLAGHPRIARATVENYARMTDGMVRAVVHVASDYLNPQTSKTPETITVLGVGGYGRAEMAPHSDVDLLFLGDKKLSPWTEAVIQSMLYMLWDLKLKVGHASRTIEDCLHLGREDFTIRTALLEQRFLCGDAALADKLATQLRKNLFANSAPEFVEAKLDERAKRHQRQGGQRYVLEPNVKEGKGGLRDLQTLYWIAKYVHSVNRAAELVKLGAFTEEEYRNFRTAEDYLWAVRCHLHLIANRAADQLTFDMQVEVASRMGYKDSAGRRAVEIFMQDYFRHATIVGDVTRIFLTKLEAQHVKHAPKLTRIFRRRRHLKPPFIDDNRRINVVDESTFLSDPLNLLRVFEEALRTGLLIHPDVMRLVQSNLHLFDDKLRRNREARRIFLDLLLKHGNPERALRRMNELNVLGAFIPEFEPIVAMMQFNMYHSYTVDEHTIQVISALAQIERGELIEELPLSSEILKEGINRKVMYVALLLHDIGKGRPEDHSILGAKISRSVTPRLGLKESECETVEWLVRNHLVMSDMAQKRDISDPRTIKEFAKVVKTRQRLDLLTVLTVCDIRGVGPNVWNNWKATLIRRLHAETAEALEHGLEAINRDQREQDARKSLRDRLEAEGWEPKVRRAEVARHTPAYWQGLSTQTQYAFAHLLKDLPDDEIRIDVQVDADHDATRAAFALVDHPGIFARLSGAIALVGANVVDARTYTTKDGYATAVFWLQDADGHPFEASRLPRLRNMIDKTLKGEVVARDALKDRDKVKKREREFRFPTHIMFDNDGSELYTIVEVDTRDRPGLLYDLTRALASSNIYIASAQIATYGAQVVDTFYVKDMFGHKLHAESKRQKLEQRLRDYIESGAKRANN, from the coding sequence ATGATGGACCAAAGCGCTGCTGCCGAACAAAGGCTAATCACCCCGCTGCCTGCCGAGGCCCCGCTGCTTTTGAAAAGCGACGAGCTGATCCCCGCTCTTGACCATGTGCTGGACGGCATCACCGACCCCAAAGAGATCAGCACCGCAACGGTGCGGTTCCTCAACACCGCCCGCGATGCGGCGCGGCTGTGGATCGAGGCCGATCTGGCAGGGCATCCGCGCATCGCCCGCGCCACGGTCGAGAATTACGCGCGCATGACCGATGGGATGGTGCGGGCCGTGGTGCATGTGGCCTCGGATTATCTCAACCCGCAAACCTCCAAGACCCCGGAGACCATTACCGTGCTGGGCGTGGGCGGCTATGGCCGCGCCGAGATGGCCCCCCATTCCGATGTCGACCTGCTGTTTCTGGGCGACAAGAAGCTCAGCCCGTGGACCGAAGCCGTGATCCAGAGCATGCTTTATATGCTCTGGGACCTGAAGCTGAAGGTGGGCCATGCCTCGCGCACCATCGAGGACTGCCTGCATCTGGGGCGCGAGGATTTCACCATCCGCACCGCGCTTCTGGAGCAGCGTTTCCTCTGTGGCGATGCGGCACTGGCCGACAAGCTGGCGACCCAGCTTCGCAAGAACCTCTTTGCCAATTCCGCCCCCGAATTTGTCGAGGCAAAGCTCGACGAGCGCGCCAAGCGCCACCAGCGGCAGGGCGGGCAGCGCTATGTTCTGGAGCCCAATGTGAAAGAGGGCAAAGGCGGATTGCGCGATCTCCAGACGCTCTACTGGATCGCGAAATACGTGCATTCGGTCAATCGTGCTGCAGAGCTGGTCAAGCTCGGGGCCTTCACCGAAGAGGAATACCGCAATTTCCGCACCGCCGAGGATTATCTCTGGGCCGTGCGCTGCCACCTGCATCTGATCGCGAACCGCGCCGCCGACCAGCTGACCTTCGATATGCAGGTCGAGGTGGCGAGCCGGATGGGGTATAAAGACAGCGCCGGACGCCGTGCCGTCGAGATTTTCATGCAGGACTATTTCCGTCATGCCACCATCGTGGGCGATGTAACGCGGATCTTCCTGACCAAGCTTGAAGCGCAGCATGTCAAACACGCCCCCAAACTGACCCGCATCTTCCGCCGCCGACGCCACTTGAAGCCTCCCTTCATCGACGATAACCGCCGGATCAATGTGGTCGATGAAAGCACCTTCCTGTCGGACCCCCTCAACCTGCTGCGGGTCTTCGAAGAGGCGCTGCGCACCGGCCTGCTGATCCATCCCGACGTGATGCGGCTCGTGCAATCCAACCTGCATCTGTTCGATGACAAGCTGCGCCGGAACCGGGAGGCACGGCGGATCTTCCTTGATCTGCTGCTCAAGCATGGCAATCCGGAACGGGCCCTGCGCCGGATGAACGAGCTGAACGTGCTGGGGGCCTTCATCCCCGAATTCGAGCCCATCGTGGCAATGATGCAGTTCAACATGTATCACAGCTATACGGTCGACGAGCATACCATTCAGGTGATCTCGGCGCTCGCACAGATCGAGCGCGGCGAGCTGATCGAGGAATTGCCGCTTTCGTCGGAAATCCTGAAAGAGGGCATCAACCGCAAGGTCATGTATGTGGCGCTTCTCTTGCACGATATCGGCAAGGGCCGCCCCGAGGACCATTCCATTCTGGGGGCCAAGATCTCGCGCAGCGTCACCCCGCGTCTGGGCCTGAAGGAAAGCGAATGCGAAACGGTGGAATGGCTGGTGCGCAACCATCTGGTCATGTCCGACATGGCCCAGAAACGCGACATTTCCGACCCGCGCACCATCAAGGAGTTCGCCAAGGTGGTGAAGACCCGCCAGCGGCTGGACCTGTTGACAGTGCTGACGGTCTGCGACATCCGTGGCGTGGGGCCGAATGTGTGGAACAACTGGAAGGCCACCTTGATCCGGCGCCTGCATGCCGAGACAGCGGAGGCGCTGGAGCACGGGCTGGAGGCGATCAACCGCGACCAGCGCGAACAGGATGCCCGCAAATCCCTGCGCGACCGGCTGGAGGCCGAAGGCTGGGAACCCAAGGTGCGCCGCGCCGAGGTGGCCCGCCATACCCCCGCCTACTGGCAGGGGCTGTCCACCCAGACGCAATATGCCTTCGCACATCTTCTCAAGGATCTGCCCGATGACGAGATCCGCATCGATGTGCAGGTCGATGCCGATCACGATGCCACCCGTGCGGCCTTCGCGCTGGTGGATCATCCGGGCATTTTTGCGCGGCTGTCGGGCGCGATCGCGCTGGTGGGGGCCAATGTGGTGGATGCCCGCACCTATACCACCAAAGACGGCTATGCGACGGCGGTGTTCTGGTTGCAGGATGCCGATGGCCACCCCTTCGAGGCCTCGCGCCTGCCGCGCCTGCGCAATATGATCGACAAGACGCTCAAGGGCGAGGTCGTGGCCCGCGATGCGCTGAAAGACCGCGACAAGGTCAAGAAACGCGAGCGCGAGTTCCGCTTCCCCACCCATATCATGTTCGACAATGACGGCTCGGAACTTTACACCATCGTCGAGGTGGATACCCGCGACCGCCCCGGCCTGCTTTATGACCTGACGCGGGCCCTGGCCTCGAGCAATATCTACATCGCCTCGGCGCAGATCGCGACCTATGGGGCGCAGGTGGTCGATACCTTCTATGTGAAGGATATGTTCGGCCATAAGCTCCATGCCGAGAGCAAGCGGCAGAAACTGGAACAACGGCTGCGCGATTACATCGAAAGCGGTGCAAAGCGGGCGAATAACTGA
- a CDS encoding penicillin-binding protein activator codes for MFAILRKRRNPLIRLAAVMSAFWVAACDPNAMTGSGSGQRIDTSKPVPVALLLPGGSGNSGDEALARSLKQAADLAISDLDGVKIDLRVYNTSANAAQAAQVASKAVDDGAKIILGPVFAQSANAVGNAVAARDVNVLAFSNNTSIAGGNVFVLGPTFQNTANRLVRYAARNGKRNILVVHEQNTAGQAGAQAIESAISSSGAKLAGNMAYPFSQQGVINAAGQIADRAKADDVDAVFMTADTAGALPLLSQLLPERGVNTQQKKFIGLTRWDVPQATLQLPGLQGGWFATPDPNLNAQFRARYQAAFGEAPSPIAGLAYDGIAAIGALVKSGNPNALSKSGLTQRSGFVGVNGIFRLRSDGTNERGLAVAQVNNGQVQVIDPAPRSFSGAGF; via the coding sequence ATGTTCGCGATTTTACGAAAGCGCCGCAACCCATTGATCCGTCTCGCAGCCGTGATGTCTGCGTTCTGGGTCGCCGCCTGTGACCCGAACGCGATGACTGGCAGCGGATCGGGCCAACGAATCGACACCTCCAAACCGGTTCCTGTCGCCCTACTGCTTCCGGGCGGCTCGGGCAATTCCGGTGACGAGGCTCTGGCGCGCTCGCTCAAGCAGGCTGCCGATCTCGCGATCTCCGATCTCGATGGGGTGAAGATCGATCTGCGCGTCTACAATACCAGTGCCAATGCCGCTCAGGCCGCACAGGTCGCCAGCAAAGCCGTGGATGATGGCGCGAAAATCATCCTTGGTCCGGTCTTCGCACAATCGGCCAATGCCGTGGGCAATGCCGTGGCCGCGCGCGATGTGAACGTGCTGGCCTTCTCGAACAACACCTCGATCGCAGGCGGCAACGTCTTCGTGCTGGGCCCGACCTTCCAGAACACGGCCAACCGTCTGGTGCGCTATGCCGCCCGCAATGGCAAACGCAACATTCTGGTCGTGCATGAACAGAACACCGCCGGTCAGGCAGGGGCGCAGGCCATTGAAAGCGCCATCAGCAGCTCTGGCGCGAAACTGGCTGGCAATATGGCCTATCCCTTCTCGCAGCAGGGGGTGATCAACGCGGCAGGCCAGATCGCGGACCGTGCGAAAGCCGATGATGTCGATGCTGTCTTCATGACCGCCGATACCGCAGGCGCGCTGCCGCTTCTGTCGCAGCTTCTGCCCGAACGCGGCGTGAATACGCAGCAGAAGAAATTCATCGGCCTGACCCGCTGGGATGTGCCGCAAGCCACGCTGCAACTGCCGGGCCTGCAAGGCGGCTGGTTCGCCACGCCCGACCCGAACCTCAACGCCCAGTTCCGCGCGCGCTATCAGGCGGCCTTCGGCGAGGCTCCCTCGCCCATTGCAGGGCTGGCCTATGACGGGATCGCGGCAATCGGCGCGCTCGTGAAATCGGGCAACCCGAATGCGCTGTCGAAATCGGGTCTGACCCAGCGCTCGGGCTTTGTGGGTGTGAACGGCATCTTCCGTCTGCGCTCGGATGGCACCAACGAGCGTGGCCTTGCCGTGGCACAGGTCAATAACGGTCAGGTGCAGGTGATCGATCCGGCCCCGCGCAGCTTCTCGGGTGCAGGCTTCTGA
- the rsmI gene encoding 16S rRNA (cytidine(1402)-2'-O)-methyltransferase has translation MSGNWQAGKTVTVGAKAGQGALAPGLHFIATPIGAARDITLRALDMLATADVLVAEDTRSLRHLMEIHGVALDHRPLISYHDQNGDQARPKVMHHLGEGRSVVYASEAGTPLVADPGYQLGRAAIDAGVPVHTAPGPSAALAALTVSGLPSDRFLFAGFPPRASKAKQDWFRTMDNVAATMIFYESPKRVKDTLADLAAAYGADRQVVICRELTKRFEEALRGSVAELQAQLEDREIKGEIVILVDRAGKREAAPEDIETALRKLLPHMSVKDASAEVAQLLGLKRREVYQIALGLEDL, from the coding sequence ATGAGCGGTAATTGGCAGGCCGGAAAAACGGTGACGGTGGGCGCGAAGGCCGGACAGGGGGCGCTGGCACCGGGGCTGCATTTCATTGCAACCCCCATCGGGGCGGCGCGCGATATCACTTTGCGGGCCCTCGATATGCTGGCCACAGCCGATGTGCTGGTGGCCGAAGACACCCGCTCTTTGCGACATCTTATGGAAATTCATGGGGTTGCACTGGATCACCGGCCTCTGATCTCCTATCACGACCAGAATGGCGATCAGGCGCGTCCCAAGGTGATGCACCATCTGGGCGAAGGCCGCTCGGTGGTCTATGCCTCGGAAGCCGGCACGCCGCTTGTGGCCGATCCGGGCTATCAGTTGGGGCGTGCGGCGATTGATGCGGGCGTGCCGGTCCATACCGCCCCCGGTCCGTCGGCGGCACTGGCGGCGCTGACCGTTTCGGGGCTGCCATCGGACCGGTTCCTGTTTGCGGGCTTTCCGCCGCGGGCGTCCAAGGCCAAGCAGGACTGGTTCCGCACGATGGATAACGTTGCCGCGACGATGATCTTTTACGAAAGCCCGAAGCGGGTGAAGGACACTCTGGCCGATCTGGCGGCGGCCTATGGTGCGGATCGTCAGGTGGTGATCTGCCGTGAACTGACCAAGCGGTTCGAGGAGGCTCTGCGCGGCAGCGTGGCCGAATTGCAGGCGCAGCTTGAGGACCGCGAGATCAAGGGCGAGATCGTTATTCTGGTGGATCGGGCGGGCAAGCGCGAGGCCGCCCCCGAAGATATCGAGACCGCGCTGCGCAAGCTTCTGCCGCATATGAGCGTCAAGGATGCCTCTGCCGAGGTCGCGCAGCTTTTGGGGCTGAAGCGCCGCGAGGTCTATCAGATCGCGCTGGGGCTTGAGGATCTATGA
- a CDS encoding YraN family protein, whose protein sequence is MSEDPEAARRKARGLRAHLAGAVAEAQVARHYAAQGFVCRETRWRGAYGEIDLVLEGPLPEGGGCGGASDGACLVFVEVKRARSFAAAAPRLGAAQTRRIGRAALDYVARHPECQQKRLRFDLALVDGTGEIRLVTDAFRFDGWL, encoded by the coding sequence ATGAGCGAGGACCCCGAGGCGGCACGTCGCAAGGCGCGCGGGCTTCGGGCGCATCTTGCCGGTGCGGTGGCCGAGGCCCAGGTGGCGCGGCACTATGCGGCGCAGGGCTTTGTCTGCCGTGAGACACGCTGGCGGGGTGCCTATGGCGAGATCGATCTGGTTCTGGAAGGTCCGCTGCCGGAGGGCGGGGGCTGCGGTGGCGCGTCGGACGGGGCCTGTCTTGTCTTTGTCGAGGTGAAGCGGGCGCGCAGTTTTGCGGCTGCCGCGCCACGCCTCGGGGCGGCGCAGACCCGCCGTATCGGGCGCGCGGCACTGGATTATGTGGCCCGCCACCCCGAGTGCCAGCAGAAGCGGCTGCGCTTTGATCTGGCGCTGGTGGATGGCACGGGCGAAATCCGGCTGGTGACCGACGCTTTCCGTTTCGATGGCTGGCTGTAG